The following nucleotide sequence is from Pseudomonadales bacterium.
TCGATGTAATGTGCCTTGTTACGCGCAAAAAAATACCATGAAAAATACCATTGATGATGCAGATTATATTATCAATTGGATTATTTTTATTGTTATTTTTCAATATGTTATGAATTCCCGTCACTCCCACTCGATTGTAAATAAGCCTTTTTTATCTTTTATATTCGATGACTTATTTTCCTGACAATTGGTAATACCATGAAAAATACCATGCTCAGAAATTCCTTCAAAATACTCAAAAAAATTGCCGATTGAAAGCTCTCACACTGCCCCTTGGTAATATCGCTTACCCAGCATTCAGCCGGTTCTGGAAATCAGCGACTTCCTCCAGAATCTCCTCAAATGTTGGCACATCACCATAGAACATTTCCTGCTGCATACTTTCATAATCGGCCTGCCATGCAGGGAGATCGGCGGCTGAGGGTACCAGCTGCAGTTCCTGCGGATTTAGCGTCGAATAGTCGACCCATGTATAGCGGAAGAACAGCTGACGATGCATGGCAATACGATGGAATAGTCCGAGATCCCGGACAGATTCGTCACCCACTCCGGCCTGAATCATCCTGTAGAGGTCATCGTAATGGCGGGCCATCGATCGTCGCTGCTTTTTTCTGGCTTCTGGTCGAAATGTCTCCTCATGCAGCAGCATTGCCTTTCCCAGGAATGTGCGCTCTGGCCGCACTGCCCTCACCTCTGAACCTGGCTCGGCCAATAATTCCGGGAAGGCTTCGTTGATGTAGGGCGTGATTTCGACGGATGCAACAGGTTCTGTATTTGACCGGGCGCCCATCTCAATCTTTACAGCACGACGCAGATAGGCGGCCTGCTCCGGGAAGGCCGTTGGATTCAACAACAGCAAGGTCTGTTCATCGGGATCGTCGGGATCAGGCTCAAGCGACCATTCGAGTGTGTCCGATAAATCTGATGAGATCGATTCGATGAGTGTCGGTTGAATCTGGTCGCTGATACATTGCTGGCAGGCTTCTTT
It contains:
- a CDS encoding nucleotidyl transferase AbiEii/AbiGii toxin family protein, with the protein product MTGDCHVRFGERLAGKFRWPTHLDIVIDREALGFGGENAPEQAPSRKQMTKRLKALKEACQQCISDQIQPTLIESISSDLSDTLEWSLEPDPDDPDEQTLLLLNPTAFPEQAAYLRRAVKIEMGARSNTEPVASVEITPYINEAFPELLAEPGSEVRAVRPERTFLGKAMLLHEETFRPEARKKQRRSMARHYDDLYRMIQAGVGDESVRDLGLFHRIAMHRQLFFRYTWVDYSTLNPQELQLVPSAADLPAWQADYESMQQEMFYGDVPTFEEILEEVADFQNRLNAG